From one Luteolibacter sp. SL250 genomic stretch:
- the argH gene encoding argininosuccinate lyase, producing MWKGRFSQDTSSLVQQFGESISYDWRLYPHDIAGSIAHARAQVKAGILTEEEFSQIRDGLLAILEDIKAGNFEFKTSLEDIHMNIESELTRRIGPAGAKLHTARSRNDQVATDTRLYSRTEIDGLIRAVTDLQNALLGQAERYAESVIPGYTHLQRGQPVTAGHHFLAYVEMLERDKSRLADCRKRLNISPLGSGALAGSTINLDRVQIAEELGFDGITKNSMDAIADRDYIAELLFVISLCGAHLSRLSEDLILWCSSEFGFAALSDAHTTGSSLMPQKKNPDVCELTRGKTGRLVGNLMNLLVAIKGLPLTYNRDLQEDKPPLFDSVDTLNLILAVNTEMIAAMELREKNCRAAASDPMLLATDLADYLVKKGIPFRHAHELVGKAVAEAVATGTPLDQLDLAAIDPAYGPEAKDVFSLERALASRTNPGAPSIQNVRAEISRWKGVLSGS from the coding sequence ATGTGGAAAGGCCGCTTCTCCCAAGATACCTCGTCGCTCGTCCAACAGTTCGGAGAGTCCATCTCCTACGACTGGAGGCTCTACCCGCATGACATCGCGGGATCGATCGCCCATGCCCGTGCGCAGGTGAAGGCGGGCATTCTCACGGAGGAGGAGTTTTCCCAGATCCGTGACGGCCTGCTGGCCATCCTGGAGGACATCAAGGCGGGGAACTTCGAATTCAAGACGTCCCTGGAGGACATCCATATGAACATCGAGTCGGAGCTGACCCGGCGGATCGGTCCGGCGGGGGCGAAGCTCCACACCGCACGCTCCCGGAATGACCAGGTGGCGACGGACACCCGGCTTTATTCGCGGACGGAGATCGACGGACTCATCCGTGCGGTCACGGACCTTCAGAACGCGCTGTTGGGTCAGGCGGAGCGCTATGCGGAGTCCGTCATCCCCGGCTACACTCACCTCCAGCGCGGGCAGCCGGTGACGGCGGGCCATCATTTCCTCGCCTATGTCGAAATGCTGGAGCGTGACAAATCCCGGCTGGCCGACTGCCGCAAGCGGCTGAATATTTCCCCGCTGGGTTCCGGTGCGCTGGCAGGTTCCACCATCAATCTGGACCGGGTGCAGATCGCAGAGGAGCTTGGTTTCGATGGGATTACGAAAAACTCGATGGATGCCATTGCTGACCGGGACTACATCGCGGAACTGCTGTTCGTCATTTCGCTCTGCGGGGCGCACCTTTCCCGCCTGAGCGAGGACCTGATCCTCTGGTGCAGCAGCGAGTTCGGCTTCGCCGCACTGTCGGACGCCCACACCACCGGCTCATCCCTGATGCCGCAGAAGAAGAATCCGGACGTCTGCGAGCTGACCCGTGGAAAGACCGGACGTCTGGTGGGCAACCTGATGAACCTGCTGGTGGCCATCAAGGGCCTGCCGCTGACCTACAACCGGGACCTGCAGGAGGACAAGCCGCCGCTTTTCGATTCCGTTGATACCCTGAACCTTATCCTCGCCGTGAACACGGAGATGATTGCGGCCATGGAACTGCGGGAGAAAAACTGTCGCGCCGCCGCGTCCGACCCCATGCTGCTGGCCACGGATCTCGCCGACTATCTGGTGAAGAAGGGGATACCGTTCCGCCACGCCCACGAACTGGTCGGAAAGGCCGTCGCGGAAGCGGTTGCCACCGGAACCCCGCTGGACCAACTGGATCTGGCCGCCATCGACCCCGCCTACGGGCCGGAGGCGAAGGATGTCTTCTCCCTCGAACGGGCGTTGGCCTCCCGGACCAACCCGGGCGCTCCTTCGATCCAGAACGTCCGTGCGGAAATCAGCCGCTGGAAGGGTGTCCTTTCCGGTAGTTGA
- a CDS encoding FeoA family protein, translating into MPIRPADAPESTSAKTLNEVEAGRDFRISGIDGPSSDRLRDLGFREETQIRKLSGGRNLVCSISGTRLAISKELAAQVFVSPVF; encoded by the coding sequence ATGCCCATCCGCCCCGCAGACGCCCCCGAATCCACCAGTGCCAAGACCCTCAATGAGGTCGAGGCAGGCCGTGACTTCCGGATCAGCGGCATCGACGGCCCATCCTCCGACCGACTGCGTGATCTCGGTTTCCGGGAGGAAACGCAGATCCGGAAGCTGTCGGGAGGACGGAATCTCGTCTGCTCCATTTCCGGCACCCGTCTGGCCATCAGCAAGGAACTGGCCGCCCAGGTGTTCGTCTCCCCTGTTTTCTGA
- a CDS encoding DUF5069 domain-containing protein, with protein sequence MSQIIPLISSGTAGPLGVLHLPRLWLKASLGAAGKLHPDYPACGKGYDQMVLDGLGIANADFDAFIAEKKPTYPQFEAWILEKSGGALDATSVKKLNDSITGYHHGDDIRKDILSANGIPDDGSLPDAVNLNNLDDWLTFHREVLS encoded by the coding sequence ATGTCCCAGATCATCCCACTCATCAGTTCCGGCACCGCAGGCCCTCTCGGCGTCCTCCACCTGCCGCGACTCTGGCTCAAGGCCTCCCTCGGTGCTGCCGGAAAGCTCCATCCGGACTACCCGGCCTGCGGAAAAGGCTACGACCAGATGGTTCTCGACGGACTCGGCATCGCCAACGCCGACTTCGATGCGTTCATTGCGGAGAAGAAGCCGACCTATCCACAGTTTGAAGCATGGATTCTCGAAAAGTCCGGCGGAGCGCTCGACGCCACCTCCGTGAAGAAGCTCAACGACTCCATCACCGGCTACCACCACGGTGACGACATCCGGAAGGACATCCTCTCCGCGAACGGTATTCCGGACGACGGTTCCCTGCCGGATGCAGTGAATCTCAACAACCTGGACGACTGGCTGACCTTCCACCGCGAAGTGCTGTCCTGA